The following proteins are co-located in the Pararge aegeria chromosome 3, ilParAegt1.1, whole genome shotgun sequence genome:
- the LOC120637170 gene encoding uncharacterized protein LOC120637170 isoform X4 codes for MRRLSDAADEWETARAPGAKRRREADDVKRECDDANDAYTFAPPAPPPAAPAALPLPAIRAGCSISSPSITETPGKRLQDPAYRSCGKFGNSGKLANKYAAGGKLGGKLGGKLGGKYGGKLAQALARRRALAAMTHPGPPGLSAPLSYKSRDGAVELQILCQPETQHRARYQTEGSRGAVKDNSGNGFPVVKLVGYDKPAVLQVFIGTDTGRVAPHMFYQACRVSGKNSTPCKERKEDGTVVIEIDLEPGKNWQVTCDCVGILKERNVDVEHRFGETLGGSAHATRGKKKSTRCRMVFRTEIMDASGQPETLQVCSTQIICTQPPGVPEVCRKSLVSCPATGGLELYLLGKNFLKETRVVFRLQQDGGKWEEEVAPDKEFLQQTHLVCCVPPYQRADITEAVCVQLFVRSGGKASEPHLFYYTPGAAPGPLHCTTHPAHAHHTGDERTLPVCWGVGGMGTLMPPPQTSTRRPSIIVPDPHSPLGLKSEVADESSQHSLIEGAEGCGEDKPLADDLRVMDLRLKSEAISRDAQQVGLVGGYDAMKLSPGTPAQSESPSPLASFTQTLQAIQNQVQTDKMVESVTAAIFNSDPAAQMYAEPPMSPLDPMRLMAAKAMDADMKALSPQRLLAYEPPADSFNPFGAMTKMEAAHISQRLARQSAHMEALVEDAMKATAAMLPADAAKLDALVNSRAEDHLSGSGSPLPSPAAAPPPDELLMLPDMPSAVKTPPAAVKSMILNAAAEILTSDSTMNALVTSAINTANILSTESGGGCGLADASPPAEPAAMSQAVSAAVTQAVSQAVSHAVSQAVSQEMAAPVQGLTGMSDQDLLSYINPSTFDQV; via the exons AATCAGAGCGGGCTGCAGCATATCTAGTCCAAGTATAACGGAGACGCCGGGCAAGCGGCTCCAAGACCCCGCGTACAGATCCTGCGGGAAGTTCGGCAACAGTGGGAAACTGGCCAACAAGTACGCGGCGGGGGGTAAACTGGGCGGCAAGTTGGGTGGGAAGCTGGGCGGCAAGTATGGAGGGAAACTTGCGCAGGCGCTGGCGAGGCGAAGGGCACTGGCGGCCATGACACACCCTGGCCCGCCGGGACTTTCGGCGCCACTGTCCTACAAGTCCAGAGATGGCGCCGTTGAGCTGCAGATCCTGTGCCAGCCGGAAACGCAGCACAGAGCAAG ATACCAGACAGAAGGCAGTCGTGGAGCAGTCAAAGACAACTCAGGGAACGGGTTTCCGGTTGTCAAACTAGTTGGTTATGACAAACCTGCTGTATTACAG GTGTTCATAGGCACAGACACGGGTCGCGTGGCGCCACATATGTTTTACCAGGCGTGCCGCGTCTCCGGCAAGAACTCCACCCCCTGCAAGGAGCGGAAGGAGGACGGTACCGTGGTCATCGAGATAGACCTGGAACCAGGCAAGAACTGGCAGGTCACCTGCGACTGCGTCGGCATACTCAAG GAACGCAACGTGGACGTAGAGCACCGCTTCGGCGAAACCCTGGGCGGCTCCGCGCACGCCACTCGCGGCAAGAAGAAGTCCACGCGCTGCCGCATGGTGTTCCGCACGGAGATAATGGACGCCAGTGGCCAGCCGGAGACGCTACAGGTCTGCTCCACGCAGATCATATGCA CACAACCGCCCGGCGTGCCGGAAGTGTGTCGGAAGTCGTTGGTGTCGTGCCCCGCCACGGGGGGCTTGGAGCTGTACCTGTTGGGCAAGAATTTCCTCAAGGAGACCAGGGTGGTGTTCCGGTTGCAGCAGGACGGTGGCAAATGGGAGGAGGAAGTCGCCCCGGATAAGGAGTTCTTACAGCAA ACGCACCTGGTGTGCTGCGTGCCGCCATACCAGCGCGCCGATATCACAGAGGCGGTGTGCGTGCAGCTGTTCGTGCGGTCGGGCGGCAAGGCCTCTGAGCCGCACCTGTTCTACTACACGCCCGGCGCCGCGCCCGGCCCGCTACACTGCACCACGCACCCTGCGCACGCGCACCACACAG GTGATGAGCGAACCCTGCCCGTGTGCTGGGGCGTGGGCGGCATGGGCACCCTCATGCCACCGCCACAGACTTCTACCAGACGGCCCTCCATTATCGTTCCCGATCCTCACTCGCCACTCGGACTTAAAAGTGAG GTGGCGGATGAATCGAGTCAGCACTCGCTGATCGAGGGCGCGGAGGGCTGCGGCGAAGACAAGCCGCTGGCGGACGACCTCCGCGTCATGGACCTGCGACTCAAATCGGAGGCCATCTCCAGGGATGCACAGCAG GTGGGACTGGTGGGCGGCTACGACGCCATGAAGCTGTCGCCCGGCACGCCGGCGCAAAGCGAGTCGCCGTCGCCGCTGGCGTCCTTCACGCAGACGCTGCAGGCCATCCAGAACCAGGTGCAGACCGACAAGATGGTGGAGTCGGTGACCGCCGCCATCTTCAACAGCGACCCCGCGGCGCAGATGTACGCGGAGCCGCCCATGAGCCCGCTGGACCCCATGCGCCTCATGGCGGCCAAGGCCATGGACGCCGACATGAAGGCGCTGAGCCCGCAGCGCCTGCTGGCCTACGAGCCGCCGGCCGACAGCTTCAACCCCTTCGGCGCCATGACCAAGATGGAGGCGGCGCACATCTCGCAGCGCCTGGCGCGCCAGAGCGCTCACATGGAGGCGCTGGTGGAGGACGCCATGAAGGCCACGGCCGCCATGCTGCCCGCCGACGCCGCCAAGCTGGACGCGCTGGTCAACTCGCGCGCCGAGGACCACCTGTCGGGCTCCGGCTCGCCGCTGCCCAGccccgccgccgcgccgccgcccgaCGAGCTGCTCATGCTGCCCGACATGCCGTCGGCCGTCAAGACGCCGCCCGCCGCCGTCAAGTCCATGATCCTCAACGCGGCGGCCGAGATCCTCACGTCCGACTCCACCATGAACGCGCTGGTCACGTCGGCCATCAACACGGCCAACATCCTGTCCACCGAGAGCGGCGGCGGCTGCGGGCTGGCCGACGCGTCGCCGCCCGCCGAGCCGGCCGCCATGTCGCAGGCCGTGTCGGCGGCCGTGACGCAGGCCGTGTCGCAGGCCGTGTCGCACGCCGTGTCGCAGGCCGTGTCGCAGGAGATGGCGGCGCCGGTGCAGGGCCTGACGGGCATGAGCGACCAGGACCTGCTGTCCTACATCAACCCCAGCACCTTCGACCAGG TGTAA
- the LOC120637375 gene encoding prolactin regulatory element-binding protein codes for MSPSRCDGLLAKVDFPLYTLQNLTNRHVLVAGGGGASNTGVANGFEIFELSHNGTRFVAEEVMRYETGPNVVMTCSIQNVQNRIYLAAGQESHCQLYKVNVKMVDVAEMRRGSFRAENGLVRRRRTVSENDNISKMEKEKRNHTTDKRMSFEIRPCDSVQTDFAYDPLQRVVTISHDGKLMATGGIDGVVRMWSFPQMQLLFQLYGHIKELDDLDFSPCDHVLASIAKDGKALLWGTSEQAPPVLSLTCQPPNGTKYLFRRCKFGDIEDSDGFRMFTIANPLARSGKQKGLLQLWEPRTGRLVRSVLSAESLSALAVRDDGRFVGVGTMFSGSVDIYIAFSLQRVLHVSRAHGMFVTGLQWLGARGGAAGPRGRSEAALLSISVDNRLVVHTLPYPSTLPAWVAILLIIFVLFCTFCLCSFLGI; via the exons ATGTCTCCGAGTCGATGCGATGGGTTACTTGCGAAGGTCGATTTTCCTCTCTACACACTCCAAAACCTCACAAATCGACACGTCCTCGTAGCCGGAGGTGGAGGAGCATCGAACACGGGCGTAGCGAATGGATTC GAAATATTTGAACTATCTCACAATGGAACCAGATTTGTTGCGGAAGAGGTTATGCGGTATGAAACAGGGCCTAATGTAGTTATGACATGTTCAATACAAAATGTGCAGAACCGTATATATTTAGCGGCAGGTCAGGAGAGCCATTGTCAGTTATATAAAGTCAATGTAAAGATGGTTGATGTTGCGGAGATGCGGAGAGGGAGTTTTAGAGCGGAGAATGGCTTAGTGCGCCGAAGGCGTACAGTGTCTGAGAATGACAACATATCGAAAATggaaaaggaaaaaagaaatcATACGACAGATAAGAGGATGTCTTTTGAAATACGGCCATGTGATAGTGTGCAAACAGATTTTGC ATACGATCCTCTGCAAAGGGTGGTAACAATTAGTCATGATGGTAAGCTAATGGCCACCGGTGGTATTGATGGCGTAGTCAGGATGTGGTCGTTCCCTCAAATGCAGCTCTTGTTCCAACTGTATGGACACATCAAAGAG CTGGACGACCTGGACTTTAGCCCGTGCGACCACGTGCTGGCCAGCATCGCCAAGGACGGCAAGGCGTTGCTGTGGGGCACCAGCGAGCAAGCGCCGCCCGTGCTCAGCCTCACGTGCCAGCCGCCCAACGGCACCAAGTACCTGTTCCGACGCTGCAA GTTCGGCGATATAGAAGACTCGGATGGTTTCCGCATGTTCACGATCGCGAACCCGCTTGCTCGCTCGGGCAAGCAGAAGGGGCTGTTGCAGCTGTGGGAGCCCCGCACCGGGCGGCTCGTGCGCTCCGTGCTCAGCGCGGAGTCGCTGTCCGCGCTCGCCGTGCGAGACGACGGCCGCTTCGTGGGCGTTGGCACCATGTTCAGCGGATCCGTCGACATCTACATCGCGTTCAGTTTGCAG CGCGTGCTGCACGTGTCGCGCGCGCACGGCATGTTCGTGACGGGCCTGCAGTGGCTGGGCGCGCGAGGCGGCGCGGCGGGCCCGCGCGGGCGCAGCGAGGCCGCGCTGCTGTCCATCTCCGTGGACAACCGGCTCGTCGTGCACACGCTGCCCTACCCCA GTACACTTCCCGCGTGGGTTGCCATCCTActcataatatttgtattattctgTACCTTTTGTTTATGTTCATTTCTTGGTATATAA